In a genomic window of Aquila chrysaetos chrysaetos chromosome Z, bAquChr1.4, whole genome shotgun sequence:
- the CDK7 gene encoding cyclin-dependent kinase 7 isoform X2 → MDARARAKRYEKLDFLGEGQFATVYKARDKNSNRIVAIKKIKLGHRSEAKDGINRTALREIKLLQELSHPNIIGLLDAFGHKSNISLVFDFMETDLEVIIKDTSIVLTQSHIKAYMLMTLQGLEYLHQHWILHRDLKPNNLLLDENGVLKLADFGLAKSFGSPNRVYTHQVVTRWYRAPELLFGARMYGVGVDMWAVGCILAELLLRVPFLPGDSDLDQLTRIFETLGTPTEEQWPGMTSLPDYVAFKSFPGMPLQHIFSAAGDDLLNLLQGLFTFNPCTRVTATQALKQKYFSNRPGPTPGSQLPRPNCPAEAVKEQQNALLHLKKRRTEGIDQGLPKKLIF, encoded by the exons ATGGACGCGCGGGCGCGTGCCAAGCGCTACGAGAAGCTCGACTTCTTAGGAGAGGGGCAG TTCGCTACTGTCTACAAAGCAAGGGATAAGAACAGCAACCGAATCGTGGCTATTAAAAAG attaaaCTGGGACATAGATCAGAAGCTAAAGATG GAATCAACAGAACAGCCCTCAGGGAGATAAAATTGTTACAGGAGCTAAGCCATCCAAATATTATTGGT cttcTAGATGCATTTGGACACAAGTCCAACATTAGTTTGGTGTTTGATTTTATGGAAACGGATCTAGAG GTTATTATAAAGGATACTAGTATTGTGTTGACACAATCTCACATCAAGGCATATATGCTGATGACACTTCAAGGATTAGAATATTTACATCAACACTGGATTCTACACAGG GATCTTAAACCAAATAATTTGTTGTTAGATGAAAATGGGGTTTTAAAATTGGCTGACTTTGGCTTGGCAAAATCTTTTGGAAGCCCAAATAGAGTTTATACACACCAGGTAGTAACCAG atggtACCGAGCCCCAGAACTATTGTTTGGTGCTAGAATGTATGGTGTTGGTGTTGATATGTGGGCTGTTGGTTGTATTTTAGCTGAATTGCTCCTCAGG GTTCCTTTCTTGCCTGGAGACTCTGATCTTGACCAGCTGACAAGGATATTTGAAACACTGGGCACCCCAACGGAAGAACAGTGGCCT GGGATGACAAGTCTTCCAGATTATGTCGCATTTAAGTCTTTCCCTGGAATGCCACTTCAACATATCTTCAGTGCAGCTGGTGATGATTTACTCAACCTTCTGCAAGGCTTATTCACATTTAATCCTTGCACTAGGGTAACGGCTACTCAG GCATtgaaacagaagtatttcagtAACCGACCAGGACCCACTCCAGGAAGTCAGCTGCCAAGACCTAACTGTCCTGCAGAAGCTGTAAAGGAGCAACAAAATGcacttttacatttaaaaaagagaagaacagaaggaaTAGATCAAG GATTACcaaaaaagttgattttttgA
- the CDK7 gene encoding cyclin-dependent kinase 7 isoform X1 gives MDARARAKRYEKLDFLGEGQFATVYKARDKNSNRIVAIKKIKLGHRSEAKDGINRTALREIKLLQELSHPNIIGLLDAFGHKSNISLVFDFMETDLEVIIKDTSIVLTQSHIKAYMLMTLQGLEYLHQHWILHRDLKPNNLLLDENGVLKLADFGLAKSFGSPNRVYTHQVVTRWYRAPELLFGARMYGVGVDMWAVGCILAELLLRVPFLPGDSDLDQLTRIFETLGTPTEEQWPGMTSLPDYVAFKSFPGMPLQHIFSAAGDDLLNLLQGLFTFNPCTRVTATQALKQKYFSNRPGPTPGSQLPRPNCPAEAVKEQQNALLHLKKRRTEGIDQDTRITCGGMENKDC, from the exons ATGGACGCGCGGGCGCGTGCCAAGCGCTACGAGAAGCTCGACTTCTTAGGAGAGGGGCAG TTCGCTACTGTCTACAAAGCAAGGGATAAGAACAGCAACCGAATCGTGGCTATTAAAAAG attaaaCTGGGACATAGATCAGAAGCTAAAGATG GAATCAACAGAACAGCCCTCAGGGAGATAAAATTGTTACAGGAGCTAAGCCATCCAAATATTATTGGT cttcTAGATGCATTTGGACACAAGTCCAACATTAGTTTGGTGTTTGATTTTATGGAAACGGATCTAGAG GTTATTATAAAGGATACTAGTATTGTGTTGACACAATCTCACATCAAGGCATATATGCTGATGACACTTCAAGGATTAGAATATTTACATCAACACTGGATTCTACACAGG GATCTTAAACCAAATAATTTGTTGTTAGATGAAAATGGGGTTTTAAAATTGGCTGACTTTGGCTTGGCAAAATCTTTTGGAAGCCCAAATAGAGTTTATACACACCAGGTAGTAACCAG atggtACCGAGCCCCAGAACTATTGTTTGGTGCTAGAATGTATGGTGTTGGTGTTGATATGTGGGCTGTTGGTTGTATTTTAGCTGAATTGCTCCTCAGG GTTCCTTTCTTGCCTGGAGACTCTGATCTTGACCAGCTGACAAGGATATTTGAAACACTGGGCACCCCAACGGAAGAACAGTGGCCT GGGATGACAAGTCTTCCAGATTATGTCGCATTTAAGTCTTTCCCTGGAATGCCACTTCAACATATCTTCAGTGCAGCTGGTGATGATTTACTCAACCTTCTGCAAGGCTTATTCACATTTAATCCTTGCACTAGGGTAACGGCTACTCAG GCATtgaaacagaagtatttcagtAACCGACCAGGACCCACTCCAGGAAGTCAGCTGCCAAGACCTAACTGTCCTGCAGAAGCTGTAAAGGAGCAACAAAATGcacttttacatttaaaaaagagaagaacagaaggaaTAGATCAAG
- the CDK7 gene encoding cyclin-dependent kinase 7 isoform X3: MDARARAKRYEKLDFLGEGQFATVYKARDKNSNRIVAIKKIKLGHRSEAKDGINRTALREIKLLQELSHPNIIGLLDAFGHKSNISLVFDFMETDLEVIIKDTSIVLTQSHIKAYMLMTLQGLEYLHQHWILHRDLKPNNLLLDENGVLKLADFGLAKSFGSPNRVYTHQVVTRWYRAPELLFGARMYGVGVDMWAVGCILAELLLRVPFLPGDSDLDQLTRIFETLGTPTEEQWPGMTSLPDYVAFKSFPGMPLQHIFSAAGDDLLNLLQGLFTFNPCTRVTATQALKQKYFSNRPGPTPGSQLPRPNCPAEAVKEQQNALLHLKKRRTEGIDQASRLL, encoded by the exons ATGGACGCGCGGGCGCGTGCCAAGCGCTACGAGAAGCTCGACTTCTTAGGAGAGGGGCAG TTCGCTACTGTCTACAAAGCAAGGGATAAGAACAGCAACCGAATCGTGGCTATTAAAAAG attaaaCTGGGACATAGATCAGAAGCTAAAGATG GAATCAACAGAACAGCCCTCAGGGAGATAAAATTGTTACAGGAGCTAAGCCATCCAAATATTATTGGT cttcTAGATGCATTTGGACACAAGTCCAACATTAGTTTGGTGTTTGATTTTATGGAAACGGATCTAGAG GTTATTATAAAGGATACTAGTATTGTGTTGACACAATCTCACATCAAGGCATATATGCTGATGACACTTCAAGGATTAGAATATTTACATCAACACTGGATTCTACACAGG GATCTTAAACCAAATAATTTGTTGTTAGATGAAAATGGGGTTTTAAAATTGGCTGACTTTGGCTTGGCAAAATCTTTTGGAAGCCCAAATAGAGTTTATACACACCAGGTAGTAACCAG atggtACCGAGCCCCAGAACTATTGTTTGGTGCTAGAATGTATGGTGTTGGTGTTGATATGTGGGCTGTTGGTTGTATTTTAGCTGAATTGCTCCTCAGG GTTCCTTTCTTGCCTGGAGACTCTGATCTTGACCAGCTGACAAGGATATTTGAAACACTGGGCACCCCAACGGAAGAACAGTGGCCT GGGATGACAAGTCTTCCAGATTATGTCGCATTTAAGTCTTTCCCTGGAATGCCACTTCAACATATCTTCAGTGCAGCTGGTGATGATTTACTCAACCTTCTGCAAGGCTTATTCACATTTAATCCTTGCACTAGGGTAACGGCTACTCAG GCATtgaaacagaagtatttcagtAACCGACCAGGACCCACTCCAGGAAGTCAGCTGCCAAGACCTAACTGTCCTGCAGAAGCTGTAAAGGAGCAACAAAATGcacttttacatttaaaaaagagaagaacagaaggaaTAGATCAAG
- the LOC115337307 gene encoding 28S ribosomal protein S36, mitochondrial: protein MGSKMAAATRVVQVVKPHTPLIKFPDRKSSPRPKIQESLQASVPSLHASKAQDSVGGRSPAFQSISSVSRVQSTPDTSELARTLPQKYRRKLMSDEEIEYIQRGGPE, encoded by the exons ATGGGCAGTAAGATGGCGGCCGCCACTAGGGTCGTTCAG GTAGTCAAGCCACATACTCCGTTAATTAAGTTCCCGGACAGAAAAAGTAGTCCCAGACCTAAAA TACAGGAATCTCTACAAGCAAGTGTGCCGTCTCTCCATGCTTCAAAAGCACAGGACTCTGTAGGAGGCAGATCACCGGCCTTTCAAAGTATTTCATCTGTTAGTAGAGTACAAAGTACACCAGACACTTCTGAATTAGCAAGAACCTTACctcagaaatacagaaggaaacTTATGTCAGATGAAGAGATTGAATATATTCAA CGTGGAGGTCCAGAATAA